A single Diachasmimorpha longicaudata isolate KC_UGA_2023 chromosome 10, iyDiaLong2, whole genome shotgun sequence DNA region contains:
- the LOC135166610 gene encoding fas-associated death domain protein isoform X2 has product MTRDMEPDLIHQNFLSRQSKFTELIQYFVEISAPHVTGEVLEMIKEYYSGVIDSKRDRARVKDIAGLLRILEKRDVLRYDSIEPLKQIAIQCIRDTILIQRLDCYEAEIKNERPLLPINHYKYSAVWGSSQGSSSQSHAVNFYPNETPLPVFPYTALSPPTSGRPISAVQEQVFQRLSENLGKYWRDVARFLNVKEYEIDAIDEKTHLSPKERAYEALLIFISRCNYNWKVKIQQALEKARRKDLAEMINEIMLSDNVQ; this is encoded by the exons ATGACGCGAGATATGGAACCAGACCTGATACAtcaaaattttctatcaaGACAATCTAAATTCACCGAGTTGATACAATATTTCGTTGAGATTTCGGCCCCACATGTGACCGGAGAAGTTCTAGAAATGATCAAAGAGTATTATTCCGGAGTAATCGATTCAAAACGTGACCGAGCTCGTGTTAAGGACATCGCAGGACTCCTGCGAATCTTGGAGAAACGTGATGTTCTCAGATACGATTCTATAGAGCCACTGAAACAAATTGCTATCCAGTGCATCAGAGACACAATTTTAATACAAAGGTTAGATTGCTACGAAGCTGAAATCAAGAACGAACGACCATTGCTACCGATCAATCATTACAAATACAGTG CAGTTTGGGGATCCAGCCAGGGTTCCTCAAGCCAGTCACATGCTGTGAATTTCTATCCTAATGAAACACCACTGCCTGTTTTTCCCTATACGGCACTTTCTCCACCAACATCTGGTCGACCAATCTCAGCCGTTCAAGAGCAAG tGTTCCAGAGACTCAGCGAAAACCTTGGAAAGTACTGGAGAGACGTGGCCAGATTTCTGAATGTCAAAGAGTACGAAATTGATGCGATTGACGAGAAAACTCATTTAAGCCCTAAAGAAAGAGCCTACGAG GCCCTTCTGATATTCATATCCAGATGTAACTACAACTGGAAAGTGAAAATACAACAAGCACTGGAGAAAGCACGACGGAAAGACTTGGCTGAGatgataaatgaaattatGCTGTCTGATAATGTgcagtaa
- the LOC135166610 gene encoding uncharacterized protein LOC135166610 isoform X1 translates to MTRDMEPDLIHQNFLSRQSKFTELIQYFVEISAPHVTGEVLEMIKEYYSGVIDSKRDRARVKDIAGLLRILEKRDVLRYDSIEPLKQIAIQCIRDTILIQRLDCYEAEIKNERPLLPINHYKYSGEYLVSTSVTECLLSDRDYGERNDDHEIFNLRVEEAQGFDVNEEQLSTHSSVPENRCSGSKCFCHSHHSHYFLFMKSSRWRERFSLITVLPLFILIIMGAIYIQYPYRQSSAVWGSSQGSSSQSHAVNFYPNETPLPVFPYTALSPPTSGRPISAVQEQVFQRLSENLGKYWRDVARFLNVKEYEIDAIDEKTHLSPKERAYEALLIFISRCNYNWKVKIQQALEKARRKDLAEMINEIMLSDNVQ, encoded by the exons ATGACGCGAGATATGGAACCAGACCTGATACAtcaaaattttctatcaaGACAATCTAAATTCACCGAGTTGATACAATATTTCGTTGAGATTTCGGCCCCACATGTGACCGGAGAAGTTCTAGAAATGATCAAAGAGTATTATTCCGGAGTAATCGATTCAAAACGTGACCGAGCTCGTGTTAAGGACATCGCAGGACTCCTGCGAATCTTGGAGAAACGTGATGTTCTCAGATACGATTCTATAGAGCCACTGAAACAAATTGCTATCCAGTGCATCAGAGACACAATTTTAATACAAAGGTTAGATTGCTACGAAGCTGAAATCAAGAACGAACGACCATTGCTACCGATCAATCATTACAAATACAGTGGTGAGTATTTAGTGAGTACAAGTGTCACAGAATGTCTGTTAAGTGATAGAGATTATGGTGAACGAAATGATgatcatgaaattttcaatcttcGAGTCGAAGAGGCACAGGGTTTTGATGTTAATGAAGAACAGTTATCAACCCATAGCAGTGTTCCAGAGAACAGATGCTCTGGATCAAAATGCTTTTGTCATTCACATCActcacattattttttattcatgaagaGTAGTCGATGGAGGGAACGATTTTCCCTGATTACGGTCTTGCCGTtgtttatattaattattatgggGGCAATTTATATACAATATCCTTATCGTCAATCGTCAGCAGTTTGGGGATCCAGCCAGGGTTCCTCAAGCCAGTCACATGCTGTGAATTTCTATCCTAATGAAACACCACTGCCTGTTTTTCCCTATACGGCACTTTCTCCACCAACATCTGGTCGACCAATCTCAGCCGTTCAAGAGCAAG tGTTCCAGAGACTCAGCGAAAACCTTGGAAAGTACTGGAGAGACGTGGCCAGATTTCTGAATGTCAAAGAGTACGAAATTGATGCGATTGACGAGAAAACTCATTTAAGCCCTAAAGAAAGAGCCTACGAG GCCCTTCTGATATTCATATCCAGATGTAACTACAACTGGAAAGTGAAAATACAACAAGCACTGGAGAAAGCACGACGGAAAGACTTGGCTGAGatgataaatgaaattatGCTGTCTGATAATGTgcagtaa
- the LOC135166610 gene encoding fas-associated death domain protein isoform X3, protein MTRDMEPDLIHQNFLSRQSKFTELIQYFVEISAPHVTGEVLEMIKEYYSGVIDSKRDRARVKDIAGLLRILEKRDVLRYDSIEPLKQIAIQCIRDTILIQRLDCYEAEIKNERPLLPINHYKYSVWGSSQGSSSQSHAVNFYPNETPLPVFPYTALSPPTSGRPISAVQEQVFQRLSENLGKYWRDVARFLNVKEYEIDAIDEKTHLSPKERAYEALLIFISRCNYNWKVKIQQALEKARRKDLAEMINEIMLSDNVQ, encoded by the exons ATGACGCGAGATATGGAACCAGACCTGATACAtcaaaattttctatcaaGACAATCTAAATTCACCGAGTTGATACAATATTTCGTTGAGATTTCGGCCCCACATGTGACCGGAGAAGTTCTAGAAATGATCAAAGAGTATTATTCCGGAGTAATCGATTCAAAACGTGACCGAGCTCGTGTTAAGGACATCGCAGGACTCCTGCGAATCTTGGAGAAACGTGATGTTCTCAGATACGATTCTATAGAGCCACTGAAACAAATTGCTATCCAGTGCATCAGAGACACAATTTTAATACAAAGGTTAGATTGCTACGAAGCTGAAATCAAGAACGAACGACCATTGCTACCGATCAATCATTACAAATACAGTG TTTGGGGATCCAGCCAGGGTTCCTCAAGCCAGTCACATGCTGTGAATTTCTATCCTAATGAAACACCACTGCCTGTTTTTCCCTATACGGCACTTTCTCCACCAACATCTGGTCGACCAATCTCAGCCGTTCAAGAGCAAG tGTTCCAGAGACTCAGCGAAAACCTTGGAAAGTACTGGAGAGACGTGGCCAGATTTCTGAATGTCAAAGAGTACGAAATTGATGCGATTGACGAGAAAACTCATTTAAGCCCTAAAGAAAGAGCCTACGAG GCCCTTCTGATATTCATATCCAGATGTAACTACAACTGGAAAGTGAAAATACAACAAGCACTGGAGAAAGCACGACGGAAAGACTTGGCTGAGatgataaatgaaattatGCTGTCTGATAATGTgcagtaa